From a single Pseudalkalibacillus hwajinpoensis genomic region:
- a CDS encoding VWA domain-containing protein — protein MTGRFIENANFFHIKDIDRMCYEVLYNCLLNEFPDWLILPLRSNKPL, from the coding sequence ATGACTGGAAGATTTATTGAAAACGCCAACTTCTTCCATATAAAAGATATTGACCGGATGTGTTATGAAGTGTTGTACAATTGCCTTCTAAATGAATTTCCAGATTGGTTGATCCTACCCTTAAGGAGTAATAAACCCCTCTGA
- a CDS encoding BglG family transcription antiterminator — translation MNDRQNELLRILLEHQDELLVVKDLADRLSCSDKTIRNDLDVIQPYIERETTGSLTRKPGQGILLEIAEYERGKLYQNLISTNDENVALSQSERILEITYELLMVKEPTTLQHLAMRHFINRSTLRKELERIGRWLEEMNLTLRSRQKVGLMIEGSEKSRRRALVNLGTLVQNDSLSSPFLKKQFTSYEIEIVEKELRNLQVQQSITYTDDSHTNLLYHTLFTIKRTKLRHPIQMTDEEEEQIKKYSEFNWSQALLKRLEIIFVVHFPMGEIAYLALHLIGAKRSYGGSDSLMLRQPEVERLGQELISRMTEMTSLSFDADDTLMEGLRVHLYAALNRIQYGLSVTNPMLQDIKRMYPYLFDLLIQIIEEQSRKHQLSIPEDEIAYLTLHFEAAVERLNSHRGKTKSAVIVCHLGVGMSQLLRTKLERKFASLTILDCIGRTSLNDFLNLQQVDLIISTLELDRQDVPHIVISPLLNTEEESKLESFILKMDESIRAERRNDVFSNYLQSDLVFMKDNGGHRFKVIEELSNALYHAGFVEKEYAHNAIIRERASSTAIGSGMAIPHGNPNLIRKSAIAIAVLKKPIEWGEDQVNLVFLLAIGNQEKGSTCDLFREISTISEQPLLIKNLIQQTSAQSFIRLLDTNSTVE, via the coding sequence ATGAACGATAGACAGAATGAATTACTTCGAATTCTATTAGAGCATCAAGACGAACTTCTGGTTGTAAAAGACTTAGCTGATCGTCTCAGCTGTTCGGATAAAACAATTCGCAATGATCTTGATGTGATACAGCCATATATTGAAAGGGAAACAACTGGCTCTTTAACGCGAAAACCCGGACAAGGGATACTTCTTGAAATAGCAGAATATGAGCGAGGAAAGTTGTATCAAAATCTTATTTCTACTAATGATGAGAACGTAGCATTGTCGCAAAGCGAAAGAATACTTGAAATCACGTATGAGTTGTTAATGGTGAAAGAACCAACCACATTACAACACCTTGCAATGAGGCACTTTATAAATCGATCAACTCTACGAAAAGAGTTGGAACGAATTGGCCGCTGGTTAGAAGAAATGAATTTAACGTTGCGATCCAGGCAAAAGGTTGGGCTGATGATTGAAGGAAGTGAGAAGTCACGGCGAAGAGCGCTGGTAAACCTGGGAACCCTTGTACAAAACGATTCATTAAGTAGCCCTTTTTTGAAGAAGCAATTTACTTCTTATGAAATTGAAATAGTTGAGAAGGAATTGCGAAATCTTCAAGTCCAGCAATCGATTACTTATACGGATGATTCTCATACAAATCTCTTGTATCATACGCTCTTCACAATAAAAAGGACAAAACTTCGACATCCAATTCAAATGACTGACGAGGAAGAGGAACAAATCAAAAAGTATTCGGAATTTAATTGGTCACAAGCTCTTCTAAAAAGGCTTGAAATTATCTTTGTTGTACATTTTCCTATGGGTGAGATCGCCTATCTGGCTCTTCATTTAATTGGGGCTAAACGAAGTTATGGTGGTTCCGATTCATTAATGCTTAGACAGCCAGAAGTAGAGAGACTGGGGCAAGAATTAATCAGCAGAATGACTGAGATGACGTCGCTCTCCTTTGACGCTGATGATACTCTCATGGAAGGACTTCGCGTGCACCTCTACGCTGCATTAAATCGAATCCAATATGGTCTCTCAGTGACGAATCCAATGCTTCAAGACATTAAGAGAATGTATCCTTATTTATTTGATTTATTAATCCAGATAATAGAAGAACAGAGCCGTAAGCACCAATTATCTATTCCTGAAGATGAAATAGCCTATTTAACCCTTCATTTTGAAGCAGCTGTTGAACGGTTGAATTCCCATCGAGGGAAAACGAAAAGTGCAGTCATTGTTTGTCATCTTGGTGTAGGCATGTCACAACTTCTGCGGACGAAACTTGAACGTAAATTCGCTTCATTAACAATTCTTGATTGTATTGGTCGAACATCTCTAAATGATTTTCTCAACCTACAGCAAGTTGACTTAATTATTTCAACTTTAGAGTTGGATAGGCAAGATGTTCCTCACATCGTGATTTCTCCACTCTTAAATACGGAGGAGGAAAGTAAGTTAGAATCGTTTATTCTGAAAATGGATGAGTCGATACGTGCAGAACGACGTAATGATGTGTTTTCCAACTATCTACAGTCTGATCTTGTTTTTATGAAGGATAATGGAGGCCATCGTTTTAAAGTCATTGAGGAACTTTCTAACGCTTTATACCACGCAGGATTTGTGGAAAAGGAATATGCACACAATGCAATTATAAGAGAGCGAGCATCTTCAACAGCAATCGGATCTGGAATGGCTATTCCACATGGTAATCCTAACCTTATTCGTAAATCGGCTATTGCAATTGCTGTTTTGAAAAAGCCGATTGAATGGGGAGAAGATCAAGTGAATCTAGTGTTTCTTCTCGCAATTGGGAATCAGGAGAAAGGAAGTACTTGTGACTTGTTTAGAGAAATTTCAACAATTAGTGAGCAGCCTTTATTGATAAAGAATCTAATACAACAAACCAGTGCACAGTCTTTCATTCGATTGTTAGACACAAATTCAACAGTTGAATAA
- a CDS encoding PTS fructose transporter subunit IIABC: protein MKLLAITSCPNGIAHTYMAAENLQKAADKMGVDMKVETQGSIGVENKFTEKDIQEADGIIIAADKTVEKDRFVGKKVLVVGVQEGIRKPEELIKKHQNGEVPVFQSSGGKSIDEYKKEKKDKQNPIYRHLMNGVSYMIPFIVVGGLLIAIALTIGGKPTESGLVIPEDSFWKTIEQLGGASFTFMIPILSGFIAYSIADRPGLAPGIIGGYIAANGSFYGSEAGAGFIGGIIAGFLAGYVALAIKKMKVPKSVQPIMPIIIIPVFASLIVGLVFVFIVGAPVAQVFVTLTDWLAGMQGTSSILLAVILGAMISFDMGGPVNKVAFLFGAAMIGEGNYEIMGPIAAAICIPPIGMGLATFLKKRKYEEAERETGKASFTMGLFGITEGAIPFAAQDPLRVIPSIMAGSITGSVIAMMGNVGDRVAHGGPIVAVLGAIDNVLMFFVAVIAGAFVTAILVNLLKKDAVMEVAGTGVQVDVDSNIEEKSLQSNQAASAIGEISKLTDITNQKLIDTNLKGSTRDDVIDEMIAKLEKEGVLDSSSLFREAIISRENESSTGIGMNIAIPHGKSSAVREPRVVFGVKREGIDWNSLDGTEARLIFMIAVPKESEGDAHLKILQMLSRQLMDDEFRQKLLGVKTTEEAYRLLDQIN, encoded by the coding sequence ATGAAACTGTTAGCGATTACATCATGTCCGAATGGAATAGCGCACACCTATATGGCAGCAGAAAATCTTCAGAAAGCGGCCGACAAGATGGGCGTTGATATGAAAGTAGAAACACAGGGTTCAATAGGTGTGGAAAATAAGTTTACTGAAAAAGATATTCAAGAAGCAGATGGAATCATTATTGCAGCCGACAAAACAGTAGAAAAAGATCGTTTTGTCGGAAAGAAAGTTCTCGTAGTGGGAGTTCAGGAGGGTATCCGTAAGCCTGAAGAATTAATTAAGAAGCATCAGAATGGTGAAGTTCCAGTCTTCCAATCTAGTGGTGGTAAATCAATCGATGAGTATAAAAAAGAAAAGAAAGACAAGCAAAACCCCATTTACCGTCATTTAATGAACGGTGTGTCCTATATGATCCCGTTTATCGTTGTTGGAGGATTATTAATTGCCATTGCATTGACAATCGGTGGAAAGCCAACGGAAAGCGGTCTTGTTATTCCGGAAGACTCGTTCTGGAAAACGATTGAACAGCTTGGTGGTGCGTCATTTACATTTATGATTCCGATTCTTTCGGGATTCATTGCGTATAGCATTGCTGACCGTCCAGGACTCGCACCAGGTATTATAGGCGGTTACATCGCAGCGAATGGAAGTTTTTATGGAAGTGAAGCGGGAGCTGGATTTATTGGCGGTATTATTGCTGGTTTTCTTGCAGGATACGTAGCGCTAGCTATTAAGAAGATGAAAGTTCCGAAATCAGTTCAACCGATTATGCCGATTATTATCATACCCGTCTTCGCTTCATTGATCGTTGGTCTTGTATTTGTATTTATCGTAGGTGCGCCAGTTGCACAGGTATTTGTAACATTAACAGATTGGCTCGCAGGCATGCAGGGCACAAGCTCAATTCTCTTAGCTGTGATTCTCGGTGCTATGATTTCTTTCGATATGGGTGGACCAGTTAATAAAGTGGCTTTCTTGTTTGGGGCAGCCATGATCGGAGAAGGAAATTACGAAATTATGGGACCGATCGCTGCTGCCATTTGTATTCCGCCGATTGGCATGGGGCTTGCAACTTTTCTAAAGAAACGTAAATATGAGGAAGCTGAACGCGAAACTGGGAAAGCATCCTTTACTATGGGACTTTTCGGAATTACAGAGGGGGCGATTCCGTTTGCAGCCCAAGATCCACTTCGAGTGATTCCAAGTATTATGGCGGGTTCCATTACAGGTTCAGTCATTGCGATGATGGGAAATGTAGGGGACAGAGTGGCTCACGGTGGACCGATTGTAGCAGTACTAGGAGCCATTGATAACGTCCTAATGTTCTTTGTTGCTGTCATAGCAGGTGCTTTCGTCACAGCTATTCTTGTTAATCTTTTGAAAAAAGATGCGGTCATGGAAGTAGCAGGAACAGGCGTACAAGTTGATGTGGATAGTAACATAGAAGAAAAATCTCTTCAAAGTAATCAAGCTGCTTCTGCTATTGGTGAGATTAGCAAACTCACAGATATAACGAATCAGAAATTGATTGATACTAACTTGAAGGGTTCAACACGTGATGATGTTATCGATGAAATGATTGCAAAGCTAGAAAAAGAAGGCGTGCTTGATTCAAGCTCACTATTCAGAGAAGCTATCATCAGTCGCGAAAATGAAAGCTCGACGGGTATTGGAATGAACATTGCTATACCACACGGAAAATCTTCCGCTGTTCGTGAACCTCGTGTTGTGTTTGGAGTGAAACGAGAAGGGATCGACTGGAACAGTCTTGATGGAACGGAAGCTAGGCTAATCTTTATGATTGCTGTTCCAAAAGAAAGTGAAGGAGACGCCCATCTTAAAATCCTACAGATGCTATCGCGTCAGCTGATGGATGATGAATTTAGACAGAAGCTATTGGGTGTTAAAACGACAGAAGAAGCCTATCGATTACTAGATCAGATTAATTAA
- a CDS encoding ATP-grasp domain-containing protein: MTKIWFNRWFTTVAHYIELIRNNDDRMKFEIYGSHPNRDALYLQYCDQAFVEPDISGEAYIDYCLQVCIEKRIDVFVPRKENVLISQNLLRFHEIGVKVLVCDAELMALMDNKAAMYQSITEREEEKGIPLVPIPDYVVVNNVHDFRKAYDFLVKKGHTVCFKPVIGEGANGFRVIKEGQETIEELLTEGISRRISFEHACSILSQEETFPELMVLEFLEGFEYSIDCLAYDGELHLAIPRKKVEGRVRELEDNKALLDLARALHNEYNIDFISNIQVKFSNGIPKLLEINPRMAGGLNISCLSGVNIPYEAIKLLLHGNHETQPLSPALGIRASHIEKEVILT; this comes from the coding sequence ATGACGAAAATTTGGTTTAACAGATGGTTTACAACAGTTGCTCATTACATTGAATTGATTCGAAATAATGACGATAGAATGAAGTTTGAAATATACGGATCCCATCCGAATAGAGATGCCCTGTATTTACAGTATTGTGATCAGGCTTTTGTTGAACCTGACATTAGTGGTGAAGCTTATATCGATTACTGTCTTCAAGTATGTATTGAGAAGAGAATAGATGTATTCGTGCCACGTAAAGAGAATGTCCTAATCTCCCAGAACCTTCTTAGGTTTCATGAAATTGGAGTTAAAGTCCTCGTATGTGACGCAGAATTAATGGCATTGATGGATAATAAAGCGGCTATGTACCAGTCAATCACCGAACGTGAAGAAGAAAAAGGTATTCCACTCGTCCCTATTCCTGATTACGTTGTGGTCAACAATGTTCATGATTTTAGAAAAGCCTACGACTTCCTCGTTAAGAAAGGTCATACTGTGTGTTTCAAGCCCGTAATCGGTGAAGGAGCGAATGGCTTTCGTGTCATTAAAGAAGGACAAGAAACGATTGAAGAATTGCTGACAGAAGGTATATCGAGACGCATTTCATTTGAACATGCCTGCTCTATTTTAAGTCAGGAAGAAACGTTCCCAGAATTAATGGTTCTTGAGTTTCTCGAAGGCTTTGAGTACAGTATTGATTGCCTTGCCTATGATGGGGAATTACATCTGGCCATTCCGCGAAAAAAAGTGGAGGGTAGAGTAAGAGAATTAGAGGATAATAAGGCACTCCTTGATCTTGCTCGTGCGCTACATAATGAGTACAACATTGACTTCATTTCGAATATACAAGTTAAATTTAGTAATGGTATACCAAAGCTGCTTGAGATAAATCCTCGCATGGCAGGTGGACTAAATATTAGCTGTCTATCAGGTGTGAATATTCCATATGAAGCAATTAAATTACTTTTACATGGGAATCACGAGACCCAACCATTATCACCAGCTCTTGGAATCCGTGCGAGTCATATTGAGAAAGAAGTAATTCTTACCTAA